From Nevskia ramosa DSM 11499, one genomic window encodes:
- a CDS encoding nucleoside hydrolase produces the protein MKTLISLSKLRAFLALALSLTLAFSAAAAEAKRKIIIDQDAFGPASSNLQAILMLMQAPGVEVLGITVTSGDGWRDEEVGHVLRLLEIAGRTEIPVYAGAVFPLVNTQARNKLWEQLYGPLYYKGAWTEVWPDQGALQRSPYHADPYFVPPSPAGTPKLKVQKESAANFLVRKVHEFPGQVTVWAGGPLSNLAVAAALDPQFASLARELVFMGGSFNPIAADNAFAAEYINAPRREFNMRWDPEAASIVLHQPWPKILQVPVDPTTKTFFKPEFFKQIAKGKAPFDDYLVKFGQSFPMWDELAAAVWLDPLIVTRSSTVLEDVDTSFSASYGNTLSWAVGSGPGLGERPVQAVLDIDLPKFEQMTIDLLSRPKR, from the coding sequence ATGAAAACTCTAATTAGCTTATCCAAGCTGCGCGCCTTCCTCGCGCTCGCGCTGAGCCTCACGCTCGCCTTCAGCGCAGCGGCTGCCGAGGCGAAGCGCAAGATCATCATCGACCAGGACGCCTTCGGCCCGGCGTCCTCGAACCTGCAGGCGATCCTGATGCTGATGCAGGCGCCGGGTGTAGAGGTGCTCGGCATCACCGTCACCAGTGGCGATGGCTGGCGCGACGAGGAAGTGGGCCATGTGCTGCGCCTGCTCGAAATCGCCGGCCGCACCGAGATCCCCGTCTACGCCGGCGCGGTCTTTCCGCTGGTCAACACGCAGGCGCGCAACAAGCTCTGGGAGCAGCTTTACGGCCCGCTCTACTACAAGGGCGCGTGGACCGAAGTCTGGCCCGATCAGGGCGCGCTGCAGCGCTCGCCGTATCACGCCGATCCCTACTTCGTTCCGCCATCGCCGGCCGGCACGCCGAAGCTCAAGGTGCAGAAGGAAAGCGCGGCGAACTTCCTGGTGCGCAAGGTTCACGAATTCCCCGGCCAGGTCACGGTCTGGGCCGGCGGGCCGCTGAGCAACCTCGCCGTTGCGGCCGCGCTTGATCCGCAGTTCGCATCGCTCGCCAGGGAACTGGTGTTCATGGGCGGCAGCTTCAACCCGATCGCCGCCGACAACGCCTTCGCCGCCGAGTACATCAACGCGCCCCGGCGCGAATTCAACATGCGCTGGGATCCGGAAGCCGCATCGATCGTGCTGCACCAGCCGTGGCCGAAAATCCTCCAGGTACCGGTCGACCCGACCACGAAGACCTTCTTCAAGCCGGAATTCTTCAAGCAGATCGCGAAAGGCAAGGCGCCTTTCGACGATTACCTCGTCAAGTTCGGCCAGTCATTCCCGATGTGGGACGAACTCGCCGCCGCGGTCTGGCTCGATCCCTTGATCGTCACCAGGAGCAGCACCGTGCTCGAAGACGTCGACACCAGCTTCAGCGCCAGCTACGGCAACACACTTAGCTGGGCCGTCGGCAGCGGCCCCGGCCTCGGCGAGCGCCCGGTGCAGGCGGTGCTCGATATCGACCTGCCGAAGTTCGAGCAGATGACCATCGACCTGCTGAGCAGGCCGAAGCGATAA
- a CDS encoding DUF5924 family protein — translation MNASPPDLSTSLPRNPLLERGLSFLARYPALLPTLSLAFGIGSFVLVQRGESMARMMAFIALIGWPWLLLEDLIGGWLSRHSRGRLPPATARFLTQQVQQELLYFSLPFLFIAMNWVPEQMAFVALAGGLALAATLDPLYWHRIAPNASLSLAFHAACSFVAALSILPIAVHLPVEQALPIAFATTAVILLASLPRTVVPALDLRAASTDPLRWRQRLRRFAMPLALATVLALAWFGRAAIPPAGLWVRDARITTAMDGHEPGPAITSVDAATLVSADASLSAFVAVRAPQGLSQAVVFEWVHNGLVVDRIPAQIDGGREAGFRTYSRKQHFGLAPQGKWRVDLRTPQGQLIARRSFEVR, via the coding sequence ATGAACGCCAGTCCACCAGACCTGTCGACCAGCCTGCCGCGCAACCCGCTGCTGGAACGTGGCCTCAGTTTTCTGGCCCGCTATCCGGCCTTGCTGCCGACTTTGAGTCTGGCCTTCGGCATCGGCAGTTTCGTGCTGGTGCAACGTGGCGAAAGCATGGCGCGGATGATGGCGTTCATCGCGCTGATCGGCTGGCCTTGGTTGCTGCTCGAAGACCTGATCGGCGGCTGGCTGAGCCGCCATTCGCGCGGCAGGCTGCCGCCGGCAACAGCGCGTTTCCTGACCCAGCAGGTGCAGCAGGAACTGCTCTATTTCTCGCTGCCGTTCCTGTTCATCGCTATGAACTGGGTGCCCGAGCAGATGGCCTTCGTCGCCCTCGCCGGCGGCCTGGCATTGGCTGCGACCCTGGACCCGCTGTACTGGCATCGGATCGCGCCGAACGCCAGCCTGTCGCTGGCTTTCCATGCTGCCTGCAGCTTCGTCGCTGCGTTGAGCATCCTGCCGATCGCCGTGCATCTGCCGGTGGAGCAGGCGCTGCCGATCGCCTTCGCGACCACGGCCGTGATCCTGCTCGCCAGCCTGCCGCGCACCGTCGTGCCGGCGCTTGACCTTCGTGCCGCGAGCACCGATCCGCTGCGCTGGCGCCAGCGGCTGCGTCGCTTCGCGATGCCCTTGGCGCTGGCCACGGTGCTGGCGCTAGCCTGGTTCGGCCGCGCGGCGATTCCGCCCGCCGGCCTGTGGGTACGCGATGCCCGCATCACCACCGCGATGGACGGCCACGAGCCCGGCCCGGCAATCACTTCGGTGGATGCCGCGACCCTGGTCAGCGCCGACGCTTCCCTGAGCGCCTTCGTCGCGGTGCGCGCGCCGCAAGGTTTGTCGCAGGCGGTGGTGTTCGAGTGGGTGCACAACGGCCTGGTCGTCGACCGCATCCCGGCCCAGATCGACGGCGGCCGCGAAGCCGGTTTCCGCACCTACAGCCGCAAGCAGCACTTCGGCCTGGCGCCACAGGGCAAGTGGCGAGTCGATCTGCGCACACCGCAGGGTCAGCTGATCGCGCGGCGGAGCTTCGAGGTCCGCTGA
- a CDS encoding VIT1/CCC1 transporter family protein, protein MSRSHSELHRSDRISWLRAAVLGANDGTISVASLVVGVAASGTSQHSLLLTSVAGLVAGAMSMAAGEYVSVQSQADTENADLARERDELHQEPDHELEELSAIYMSRGLDAALARQVAEQLTSHDALQAHARDELGITDTLRARPVQAALASALAFTLGAIVPVLTVLIAPRESVVVATSVAAMASLLVLGAAAAWAGGASRVKGALRVAFWGALAMALSAGVGNLFGAAV, encoded by the coding sequence ATGTCCCGCAGCCATTCCGAACTGCATCGCTCCGACCGCATCAGCTGGCTGCGCGCGGCCGTGCTCGGCGCCAACGACGGCACCATCTCGGTCGCCAGTCTGGTGGTCGGGGTCGCAGCGTCCGGCACCAGCCAGCACAGCCTGCTGCTGACCAGCGTTGCCGGGCTCGTCGCCGGGGCGATGTCGATGGCGGCTGGCGAATACGTGTCGGTGCAATCGCAGGCCGATACCGAAAATGCCGATCTGGCCCGCGAGCGCGACGAGCTGCACCAAGAGCCCGATCACGAGTTGGAGGAACTCAGCGCGATCTACATGAGCCGCGGCCTCGACGCCGCGCTGGCCCGTCAGGTCGCCGAGCAGCTGACGTCGCACGACGCGCTGCAGGCCCACGCGCGGGACGAACTCGGCATCACCGATACCTTGCGCGCCCGTCCAGTACAGGCGGCGCTGGCCTCGGCGCTGGCGTTCACGCTCGGCGCCATCGTGCCGGTGCTGACGGTGCTGATCGCGCCGCGTGAAAGCGTGGTCGTCGCCACCTCGGTCGCGGCGATGGCCAGCCTGCTGGTGCTTGGCGCCGCCGCCGCCTGGGCCGGCGGCGCTTCGAGGGTCAAGGGCGCGCTGCGGGTCGCGTTCTGGGGCGCGCTGGCGATGGCGCTCAGCGCCGGTGTCGGCAACCTGTTCGGCGCCGCCGTCTAG
- a CDS encoding DUF1003 domain-containing protein, translating into MNRKTIDELTARLAVQGHEVSRSEKRVIERVARRLHISRDAGQEFDESMGFGERVADRIAAFGGSWTFILSFLGLLVVWVVLNAVLLTRSKVGPFDPYPFVFLNLILSMLAALQAPVIMMSQNRQSAKDRKAAEHDYEVNLKSELEILGLHQKVDNLREQQWLELVEMQREQIALLTRLLEAKA; encoded by the coding sequence GTGAACCGCAAGACCATCGATGAGCTGACCGCTCGCCTCGCCGTCCAGGGCCATGAGGTCAGCCGCAGCGAGAAACGAGTCATCGAGCGGGTCGCCAGGCGGCTGCACATCAGCCGCGATGCCGGGCAGGAATTCGACGAGTCGATGGGCTTCGGCGAGCGCGTTGCCGATCGCATCGCCGCGTTCGGCGGCTCCTGGACCTTCATCCTGAGCTTCCTCGGCCTGCTGGTGGTCTGGGTGGTGCTGAACGCGGTGCTGCTGACCCGCAGCAAGGTGGGGCCGTTCGATCCCTACCCGTTCGTGTTCCTGAACCTGATCCTGTCGATGCTCGCCGCCCTGCAGGCGCCGGTGATCATGATGTCGCAGAACCGCCAGTCGGCGAAGGATCGCAAGGCGGCCGAGCACGACTACGAGGTGAATCTGAAATCGGAGCTGGAAATCCTCGGCCTGCATCAGAAGGTCGACAACCTGCGCGAGCAGCAATGGCTGGAACTGGTCGAGATGCAGCGCGAACAGATCGCACTGCTGACCCGGCTGCTGGAAGCGAAAGCCTGA
- a CDS encoding GFA family protein: MAQGETTSSSATTTHKGSCHCGKIAFEVDGSFDSVMECNCSHCSRKGYLLSFVPRTALRITTDEAAISTYTFNRHAIRHQFCPQCGCAPFGLGTGRDGVATAAINVRCLEGIELTTLERKFVDGRSF, encoded by the coding sequence ATGGCACAGGGCGAAACCACCAGCAGCAGTGCAACCACGACCCACAAGGGCAGCTGCCATTGCGGGAAAATCGCCTTTGAAGTCGATGGCAGTTTCGACTCGGTGATGGAATGCAACTGCTCGCACTGCAGCCGGAAAGGCTACCTGCTGTCGTTCGTGCCACGCACTGCGCTGCGGATCACGACAGACGAGGCGGCCATCAGCACCTACACCTTCAACCGCCACGCGATCCGCCATCAGTTCTGCCCGCAGTGCGGCTGCGCGCCGTTCGGCCTCGGCACCGGCCGCGACGGCGTGGCGACGGCGGCGATCAACGTCCGCTGCCTGGAAGGCATCGAGCTGACGACCCTGGAACGCAAGTTCGTCGACGGCCGTTCGTTCTGA
- the dbpA gene encoding ATP-dependent RNA helicase DbpA, with product METSPFSSLPLNPLLLQALDSLEYKAMTPIQAMSLPPMLEGRDVIGQARTGSGKTAAYGLGLLSKIDATLMKTQALVLCPTRELADQIAKEIRRLARCMPNVKLTVLGGGISKRPQVASLEHDPHIVVGMAGRVQELLDEGNLKLDSLRVLVLDEADRMLDSDFEQASRAIVDLAPKTRQTLFFSATFPDTVRAISRRLQLNPVEITVDNEIVTAQVEQTFYEVDPMKRLDALAHLLSTQRPESALVFAHTKNDAQDIEVQLAKRGFSVLSLHGDIDQRDRDEVLVRFTNGSARVLIATDVAARGLDIKDLALVISYELPLEPDQHVHRVGRTGRAGKSGLALHLYAPRERSRVAAIEAKLGFKAAIGKLPMSALSPDRPVPPVFVTICVDAGRRDKLRPGDLLGALTGAAGLAKEAVGKINTFDTRTYVAIDRRFAKGAIDGLRAGKIKGKNFRVRPID from the coding sequence GTGGAAACTTCGCCGTTCTCGTCCTTGCCGCTGAATCCGCTGCTGCTGCAGGCGCTCGATTCCCTCGAATACAAGGCGATGACGCCGATCCAGGCGATGAGCCTGCCGCCGATGCTGGAAGGCCGTGACGTGATCGGCCAGGCGCGCACCGGCAGCGGCAAGACCGCGGCTTATGGCCTGGGCCTGCTGTCGAAGATCGACGCCACCCTGATGAAGACCCAGGCGCTGGTGCTCTGCCCGACGCGTGAACTGGCCGATCAGATCGCCAAGGAAATCCGCCGGCTCGCGCGCTGCATGCCGAACGTGAAACTGACCGTGCTCGGCGGCGGCATTTCCAAGCGGCCGCAGGTCGCTTCGCTGGAGCACGATCCGCACATCGTCGTCGGCATGGCCGGCCGCGTGCAGGAGCTGCTCGACGAAGGCAATCTCAAGCTCGATAGCCTGCGGGTGCTGGTGCTCGACGAAGCCGACCGCATGCTCGATTCCGACTTCGAACAGGCCAGCCGCGCGATCGTCGATCTGGCCCCCAAGACGCGCCAGACGCTGTTCTTCTCGGCCACCTTCCCGGACACCGTGCGCGCGATCAGCCGCCGCCTGCAGCTGAATCCGGTGGAGATCACCGTCGACAACGAGATCGTCACCGCGCAGGTCGAGCAGACCTTCTACGAGGTCGATCCGATGAAGCGTCTCGATGCGCTGGCGCATTTGCTCAGCACCCAGCGGCCGGAATCGGCACTGGTCTTCGCGCACACCAAGAACGACGCCCAGGACATCGAAGTGCAGCTGGCCAAGCGCGGCTTCTCGGTGCTGTCCCTGCATGGCGATATTGACCAGCGTGATCGCGACGAAGTGCTGGTGCGCTTCACCAATGGCTCGGCGCGGGTGCTGATCGCCACCGACGTCGCCGCCAGAGGCCTCGACATCAAGGATCTGGCGCTGGTGATCAGCTACGAGCTGCCGCTGGAGCCAGACCAGCACGTGCATCGCGTGGGCCGCACCGGCCGTGCCGGCAAGAGCGGTCTGGCGCTGCACCTGTATGCGCCGCGCGAGCGCAGCCGCGTTGCCGCGATCGAAGCCAAGCTCGGCTTCAAGGCGGCGATCGGCAAGCTGCCGATGTCGGCACTGTCACCGGATCGTCCGGTGCCGCCGGTATTCGTCACCATCTGCGTCGACGCCGGCCGGCGCGACAAGCTGCGGCCGGGCGATCTGCTCGGTGCGCTCACCGGCGCTGCCGGGCTCGCCAAGGAAGCAGTCGGCAAGATCAACACCTTCGATACCCGCACCTATGTCGCGATCGACCGCCGCTTTGCCAAGGGCGCGATCGACGGCCTGCGCGCCGGCAAGATCAAGGGCAAGAACTTCCGGGTCAGGCCGATCGATTGA
- a CDS encoding amidase, which produces MRLFRLAFALSALSSLPTLAAASFAVEEATIADIQKAILARQITATDVVNLHLKRIKAYDGVCVKQPDGVLGKIETIPNAGQINAYATLNLRPAALKKWGFNPHKARSMTDKADADPALPDALEAAAELDRQFAATGKLVGPLHGIPISVKDQYDTADLRTTSGADAPYANDRPPLDAEFVKRLRAAGAIIIGKANMGEYASGDRSSFGGVLCNPYDTERSPGRSSGGSGSSVAASLAVCSIAEESGPSARNPAKNNNVVGIAATQELVSRAGMIKASTMNDRVGPLCRTVEDTATVLDVISGYDPKDELTAFGIGRKPPQPYASYTHEKSLKGLRIGVLREFMNKALFTKADEQSIDLVERAVADLQKLGATIVDPGASGALFQQCVAKYAPSAYSRALIQQNPKLFPADSDHIPQLVAMAADPKLFPADSPLTIRDLGADKTIGEGRFVLDQYLKARGDANIRNTEDLINKSRFYTDVRAGTGFSDKKKSLEEKFKDKTLDISGRLEQRFALQQIGIQCMAEQNLDAVVYPTSNIPSPKLGMPTEPNKNGRSALAWTLLGANGFPALSVPAGFTTEVYDRVPDKNAEGGTKMIGPIAAKLPVNVDFLGKPFDEATLFRIAGAYEAATRHRQAPAGFGPVKK; this is translated from the coding sequence ATGCGCCTGTTCCGTCTCGCCTTCGCCCTCTCCGCGCTGTCCAGCCTGCCGACGCTGGCCGCAGCGAGCTTCGCCGTCGAGGAAGCGACCATCGCCGACATTCAGAAAGCGATCCTGGCCAGGCAGATCACCGCCACCGACGTGGTGAATCTGCATCTGAAGCGCATCAAGGCTTACGACGGCGTCTGCGTGAAGCAGCCGGACGGCGTGCTCGGCAAGATCGAGACGATTCCCAACGCCGGCCAGATCAACGCCTATGCCACGCTCAACCTGCGCCCGGCAGCACTGAAGAAATGGGGCTTCAACCCGCACAAGGCGCGCAGCATGACCGACAAGGCCGACGCCGATCCGGCGCTGCCGGATGCGCTCGAAGCCGCGGCCGAACTCGACCGGCAGTTCGCCGCGACCGGCAAGCTGGTCGGCCCGCTGCACGGCATTCCGATCTCGGTGAAGGACCAGTACGACACCGCCGATCTGCGCACCACCTCGGGTGCCGATGCCCCTTACGCCAACGATCGGCCACCGCTGGACGCTGAGTTCGTCAAGCGCCTGCGCGCGGCCGGCGCCATCATCATCGGCAAGGCCAACATGGGCGAGTACGCCAGCGGCGATCGCAGCAGTTTTGGCGGCGTGCTCTGCAATCCCTATGACACCGAGCGCAGTCCCGGACGCTCCAGCGGCGGCTCCGGTTCATCGGTGGCGGCGAGCCTCGCCGTCTGTTCGATCGCCGAGGAATCCGGCCCTTCGGCACGCAACCCGGCGAAGAACAACAACGTCGTCGGCATCGCCGCGACGCAGGAACTGGTCAGCCGCGCCGGCATGATCAAGGCCAGCACCATGAACGATCGAGTCGGCCCGCTATGCCGCACGGTCGAAGACACGGCGACCGTGCTCGATGTGATTTCCGGCTACGACCCCAAGGACGAACTCACCGCCTTCGGCATCGGCCGCAAGCCGCCGCAGCCTTATGCGAGCTACACGCATGAGAAAAGCCTGAAGGGCCTGCGCATCGGCGTGCTGCGCGAATTCATGAACAAGGCGCTGTTCACCAAGGCCGACGAGCAGAGCATCGACCTCGTCGAGCGCGCGGTAGCGGATCTGCAGAAGCTCGGCGCGACGATCGTCGATCCCGGCGCCAGCGGCGCACTGTTCCAGCAATGCGTGGCCAAGTACGCGCCGTCGGCTTATTCGCGCGCCCTGATCCAGCAGAACCCGAAGCTGTTCCCGGCCGACAGCGATCACATTCCGCAACTGGTGGCGATGGCGGCCGACCCCAAGCTGTTTCCCGCCGACAGCCCGCTGACCATCCGCGATCTGGGCGCTGACAAGACCATCGGTGAAGGCCGCTTCGTGCTCGACCAGTATCTGAAGGCGCGTGGCGACGCCAACATCAGGAATACCGAAGACCTGATTAACAAGTCCCGCTTCTATACCGACGTGCGCGCCGGCACCGGCTTCTCGGACAAGAAGAAAAGCCTGGAAGAGAAGTTCAAGGACAAGACCCTGGATATCTCCGGCCGCCTGGAACAGCGCTTCGCCCTGCAGCAGATCGGCATCCAGTGCATGGCCGAGCAGAACCTCGACGCGGTGGTCTATCCGACCAGCAATATCCCCTCGCCCAAGCTCGGCATGCCCACAGAACCGAACAAGAACGGCCGCTCGGCGCTGGCCTGGACCTTGCTCGGCGCCAACGGCTTTCCGGCGCTGTCAGTACCGGCCGGCTTCACCACCGAGGTCTACGACCGCGTGCCGGACAAGAACGCTGAAGGCGGCACGAAGATGATCGGCCCGATCGCCGCGAAGCTGCCGGTGAACGTCGATTTTCTCGGCAAGCCTTTCGACGAAGCGACGCTGTTCAGGATCGCCGGCGCCTACGAGGCGGCAACCCGACATCGCCAGGCGCCAGCGGGTTTCGGGCCGGTGAAGAAGTAG
- a CDS encoding pseudouridine synthase: MKSSRPTTKSAQQPPRHGLARVLSKLGVCSRSQAEIAIKAGRVSVDGRIERNPERPSDAQRERIALDGVDVQAAAKLYIAVNKPRGIVVSAADERGRDTVYSLIADAGLPWLGPVGRLDKASEGLLLLSNDTVWAAGITEPAGALVKTYHVQINGLPDAAALAAMVAGVVDGGERLSAVSASLLRAGERNCWLEIVLDEGRNRHIRRLLEVLGYDVLRLLRVSIGSLALGDLAKGAWRHLTADEVATLHVIAG, from the coding sequence ATGAAGTCATCGCGCCCGACCACGAAGTCCGCACAGCAGCCACCGCGCCACGGCCTGGCCCGCGTGCTGTCGAAACTCGGCGTCTGCTCGCGCAGCCAGGCGGAGATCGCGATCAAGGCCGGACGGGTCAGCGTCGACGGCCGCATCGAGCGCAATCCCGAACGGCCGAGCGATGCCCAGCGTGAACGGATCGCGCTCGACGGCGTCGACGTGCAGGCCGCCGCCAAGCTCTACATCGCCGTCAACAAGCCGCGCGGCATTGTTGTCAGCGCGGCCGATGAACGTGGCCGCGACACCGTCTACAGCCTGATCGCCGACGCCGGCCTGCCCTGGCTCGGCCCGGTCGGCCGGCTCGACAAGGCCAGCGAAGGGCTGCTGCTGCTATCGAACGACACGGTCTGGGCGGCCGGCATCACCGAACCTGCCGGCGCGCTGGTCAAGACCTATCACGTGCAGATCAACGGTCTGCCGGATGCCGCGGCACTAGCGGCGATGGTGGCTGGCGTCGTCGATGGTGGCGAGCGCCTGTCAGCGGTCAGCGCCAGCCTGCTGCGCGCGGGCGAGCGCAATTGCTGGCTGGAAATCGTCCTCGACGAAGGCCGCAACCGGCATATCCGCCGGCTGCTCGAAGTGCTCGGTTACGACGTGCTGCGACTGCTGCGGGTGTCGATCGGCAGCCTGGCACTCGGTGATCTCGCCAAGGGTGCCTGGCGGCATCTGACCGCAGACGAGGTTGCGACGCTACACGTGATCGCCGGGTAG
- a CDS encoding YciI family protein, with translation MRFMVIIKADANSEAGVMPDEKLLTEMGKFNEELVKAGVMLAGEGLHPSSKGARVRFSGSKRTVIDGPFSETKELIAGFWLWELRSMQEAIEWLKRCPCPMIGESEVEIRQVFEASDFGEAFTPELQEQEAKLRAQIEAQH, from the coding sequence ATGCGCTTCATGGTGATCATCAAAGCCGATGCGAACTCGGAAGCCGGCGTGATGCCGGACGAGAAACTGCTGACCGAGATGGGCAAGTTCAACGAGGAGCTGGTCAAGGCCGGCGTGATGCTCGCCGGTGAAGGCCTGCATCCCAGCTCGAAGGGCGCGCGGGTTCGCTTTTCAGGCAGCAAACGCACAGTCATCGATGGCCCATTTTCGGAGACCAAGGAACTGATCGCCGGCTTCTGGCTGTGGGAGCTGCGCTCGATGCAGGAAGCAATCGAATGGCTGAAGCGCTGCCCCTGCCCAATGATCGGCGAGTCGGAAGTCGAGATTCGCCAGGTCTTCGAGGCCTCGGATTTCGGTGAAGCCTTCACCCCGGAACTGCAGGAACAGGAAGCCAAGCTGCGCGCGCAGATCGAAGCGCAGCACTGA
- a CDS encoding VOC family protein, translating to MRINPYLSFKGQCREAFEFYAKTFRGEIAMIMSQGESPIAAELPAASRDLIMHAQLHVGDQVLMGADAPENAEGCGPSQGNGCVTITVDSVDEAERLFAALSAGGTVFMPIAETFWAQRFGMASDRFGTPWMINCLKPMS from the coding sequence ATGCGTATCAATCCCTACCTGAGCTTCAAGGGCCAGTGCCGCGAAGCCTTCGAGTTCTATGCGAAAACCTTCCGCGGCGAGATCGCGATGATCATGAGCCAGGGCGAATCGCCGATAGCCGCCGAGTTGCCGGCCGCCAGCCGCGACCTGATCATGCATGCCCAGCTGCACGTCGGCGATCAGGTGCTGATGGGCGCCGATGCCCCCGAGAACGCAGAGGGTTGCGGCCCTTCGCAGGGCAATGGCTGTGTGACCATCACCGTCGACAGCGTCGATGAAGCCGAACGCCTGTTCGCGGCCTTGAGTGCCGGCGGCACGGTGTTCATGCCGATCGCCGAAACTTTCTGGGCACAGCGCTTCGGCATGGCCAGCGATCGTTTCGGCACGCCGTGGATGATCAACTGCCTGAAGCCGATGTCCTGA
- a CDS encoding DHA2 family efflux MFS transporter permease subunit, translating into MTAPLEGARRWRALYMLCLGVLMIVLDTTIVTVALPSMKADLGFSETSLVWVVNAYMLSFGGFLLLGGRLGDLYGHRRLFLSGLVLFTAASLACGLAGSQLMLVAARAVQGLGGAVVTAVALSLIMNLFTEDGERAKAMGIYGFVCAAGGSIGALLGGVLTTGLSWHWVFLVNLPIGVFVYIGCGRLLPHAADDVGAGQQLDWAGAVTITGSLMLAVYAVVGGNEAGWRSMQTLSLLGIAALLFIAFLIIESRVRQPLMPLSLFRHRNIAVANVVAVLWSAAMFAWFVISALYLQLVLDYKALDVGLAFVPADLIMAAFSLGLSARIVVRYGLRSPMWVGLLLAAVGLALFARAPLEGRFLVDVLPGMLLLGLGAGLAFNPLLLAAMNDVPPSDAGLASGVVNTAFMMGGALGLAVLASLADGETRQAITSGVEQIAALAAGHRLAFVWGTGFALLAALIGGVLLRPKMAPSPEGAATGLVH; encoded by the coding sequence ATGACTGCTCCACTCGAAGGAGCCCGCCGCTGGCGGGCCTTGTACATGCTCTGCCTCGGCGTGTTGATGATTGTGCTCGACACGACCATCGTCACCGTCGCGCTGCCATCGATGAAAGCCGATCTCGGCTTCAGCGAGACTTCGCTGGTCTGGGTCGTCAACGCCTACATGCTGAGCTTCGGCGGTTTCCTGCTGCTCGGCGGGCGGCTTGGCGATCTCTACGGCCACCGGCGGCTGTTCCTGTCCGGCCTGGTGCTGTTCACCGCGGCCTCGCTGGCCTGCGGACTGGCCGGTTCTCAGCTGATGCTGGTCGCGGCCAGAGCGGTGCAGGGGCTTGGCGGCGCGGTGGTCACGGCGGTGGCGCTGTCGCTGATCATGAATCTGTTCACCGAAGACGGTGAACGCGCGAAGGCGATGGGCATCTACGGCTTCGTCTGCGCCGCTGGCGGCAGCATCGGCGCGCTGCTTGGCGGCGTGCTGACCACGGGCCTGAGCTGGCACTGGGTGTTTCTGGTCAACCTGCCGATCGGCGTTTTCGTCTACATCGGCTGCGGGCGTCTGCTGCCGCATGCGGCGGACGATGTCGGTGCCGGCCAGCAGCTCGACTGGGCCGGTGCGGTCACCATCACCGGCTCGCTGATGCTCGCGGTCTACGCGGTGGTCGGCGGCAATGAAGCCGGCTGGCGTTCGATGCAGACGCTGTCCCTGCTTGGCATCGCCGCGCTGCTGTTCATCGCTTTCCTGATCATCGAATCGCGGGTTCGCCAGCCGCTGATGCCGCTGTCGCTGTTCCGCCATCGCAACATCGCGGTGGCCAATGTCGTGGCCGTGCTGTGGTCGGCGGCGATGTTCGCCTGGTTCGTGATTTCGGCGCTGTATCTGCAACTGGTGCTGGACTACAAGGCGCTCGATGTCGGCCTCGCCTTCGTGCCGGCGGATCTGATCATGGCGGCGTTCTCGCTGGGGCTTTCGGCGCGCATCGTCGTCCGCTATGGCTTGCGCAGCCCGATGTGGGTCGGCCTGCTGCTGGCGGCAGTCGGGCTGGCGCTGTTCGCCCGGGCACCGCTGGAGGGCCGTTTCCTGGTCGACGTGCTGCCGGGCATGTTGCTGCTCGGCCTCGGTGCCGGCCTGGCCTTCAATCCCCTGCTGCTGGCGGCGATGAACGATGTGCCGCCGTCCGATGCGGGCCTCGCTTCGGGCGTGGTCAACACCGCGTTCATGATGGGCGGTGCGCTCGGTCTAGCGGTGCTGGCCAGCCTCGCCGATGGCGAGACGCGGCAGGCGATCACTTCTGGCGTCGAACAGATCGCCGCCCTGGCTGCCGGCCATCGGCTGGCCTTCGTCTGGGGCACCGGTTTCGCGCTGCTGGCAGCGCTGATCGGCGGCGTGCTGCTGCGGCCGAAGATGGCGCCGTCGCCGGAAGGCGCGGCGACCGGCCTTGTGCACTGA